The genomic window TTTTGCATCAGCAGCTAGAAGAATTTATGAGAATGAGAATGAGAAAAGCATTGTACctatccaaaaatggaattgagATGACAtacttaaatctttaaaatccCGTAGTTGCTTGTCATCATTGACATTATGCACCATTACTCGTGGCATTATCTAGTTAGAATTATGAAGATTAGGTAAATTCGTGCAAAATAAATGATAGTAGTGTGAATAAATTTCCGAATTATGTTGACTGAAGCTATCCAACGCTTAGTTAGTTTCACGAATACGTTTATTAACACAGTCGACAGTTTCAATCAGTTTCATTTATGATTATAAAATTTCTAAacgaattcaatatatttggaCTGACGGGTTTTAAAAAGCAATGTGAgtttaaaaatacttaagatCAAAGCGAATTCATACAAGGTGATAGTAGTAACGcaataacaagaacaaaaaacagcaacaaaacagAATCCTTGACCACTCAAACTACGAAATCGCAAGAAAAAACAGTCTAGCTTCGGTATTGTTATCACCTTGTAAAAATGCGCTTTGCATTAGATTATTTTCTTAACAGCCCGACTGGGGCCGGTAATTAGAGAGTAAGCCAAATCATTTCTCTACAAGAGAGTAAAATTCCCAGTAGCAcaagaatgcaaaacaaccGTATTTTGTGCAcggaatttaagaaaaaactcatttataatacgttcacatataagaaAATGACaactttttcgcgcttatttCAAAATCCGTATTAAAAAGCAcgtttcccatacaaaatttctctctcaAAATCTAaggttataaaataatcctacataataacgatactttttgatatacaaccctgtgtttttgtgttatcgataattattattacgattGTAAGGAGAGacatcaaaacaaaaactaaatgaaatggatgccggtaaaggaaacaggtctgtaaacataattctaataaaatgtttgttaaatattaataattagggactcattttacagaaaaaagcgtgtccccataaacgttttgtcctcttattacttattataaaatgtaatatagaatatcatgcgcattgctgccataattttttgcaacctcagtaaacgtctcatacggatttcctccaactgtttattattagcagcgaattccgcaattaaattagctattccttctccttgtattttcttcatatcgttaataataattaaagaaaccaaaaacaccgaaatattccaccaaatttaatttctatgaagaaaaacctctcaaaacAGTGTTGATAATTTTGCagataatctgccatatgtgaacgggtagattaatttggtggatttgtaggtgattaatgcatttGTAAACGTATTATAagaccgaaattttggtcaaaaatcgattttcttttAGAAGccgtcattttttcaaaaaaatttattttgcatattccttcgattaattcccagatttaacattactttaacaaaatctgtttggtttttaatttcagaggatccagttcagagatataggggtgaccgcaaaacgtcttttgaGAGAAGCTTCCGAAGATCAGCTATAACTCCtttccatataaatatttttactaatactaaatcttaaaattgcaaaacggacaaatgcaggaaatgcagagagggtgttgaggaaactttagaacaccttctctgcgtttgtccggcattattaaaaacgcgtttaaaatgcctgggagccccattgtttaaGGGTCTGGAGGACATCTAAAACGCGGATCTCCcagcttagattcgccaaaagcgctgacatcctacatgtcgtctactttaggtatgcatagaggtcggtctccatcttgtatcgctagggaccaaaaggtctatgcgtagcttattgccaaccaggctaacataacctaagtcttaaaatacggttaaaagataacataatatgtgtaaacatttttagatcaataaatttaaaagttttctcagaaaaaattctggaaaaccCCTTAACCCCTTAAACGCTCGTACATGCTCAAATCTCCCTTTGTTTACTCTATgagattcaagaaaaattaataaaatattaaatcatgttaagaaaaaagttgtttatttctttcttacTCGTGTTAAATCAAATGCGCTGAAAAGAATCGTGTAAAAAGATAATTAGATGTACAGGCTTTccacatttattattattatgaggagaTTTAGCAATACGGTCTACAGTGCCAAGCCCTCCCTTCAAAAAGGCTAAAATTTTTACATAACCCCATTATAATTCCTGTTTTATTCTATTACATGCATTCTTTTTGTGTTGGCAACACTTTGATATTTTGAACATCTTCTTTGTGGTTTTGTTCATAGATGACGTTTTGTTGTTATTAGATTAATATAAACATTCGCGGTTTTTTCATATAATTGGTTCGTGTCTCCCTATATTTCTTGCCACGCTTCACTcgtttttctaaacaaaaacaagaatatttgtgctcaaatcaaatcaaatttaaaaacgtAATAATTTCATAGCTACACATCAAACGCCACATCGCTTTAAACATAGCTATATAAATTCTAATAGAAATATGTCTACTGTCTTCAGTCACTTCGAAGAAACAACCGTAAAAGCAGCGGAATAACCTGGCCAACCTATtcaaatcacaaaaaataaaaataaataaattaaaatatccaTGCATTGCTCCTATTGCAATCACTCTGTTGCTGAGGACGATGACTATCTGGAATGCGTAGAATGTGAATCTCTTGTGCATGCCAAATGCCTGCGCACGTGCCGGCCTGGTGATTTGTTGGGTGATGTTTTCTTTGACTTCACATGTGCCGATTGCATGAATCTACAATACGATGCACCCTCTACTTCATCGTCGGCAAAGTCAGTTGCTCCACGGGAGAATTTCGTGCGCCAGCGTTTGTCTTGGTTCATGATAGTGACTTTAACCTTATACAATTTATTCATGAAGTCTAAGGGACTTAGTCATCATGGCTTCTTTCATTGGCGCTCACACATAGTGAGCTTCGTCAACAAAAACTGGGATTATCTAATGGAGCCTGGGAcgtaagtatttaaaaatcgCCATATGTGTTACCAATTAAATGGTTGTGTCTTGTAAGCAGGCGCCGTCGCAAGAATTGGTTTGGTTCCATATCGGGAAATTTATCACACTATAGCCCTGAGTTTTTCTTGTCGGGTCAAGAAACAATTCAGAAGTCGGGTTGGTGGCGCCTAACTCAGACTAACTTAACTCCAAGAATAATTCATCGAAAGTGTAAGCCATCAAAAAGTTATGTCAAAACAATTACCTAATCATAATTTCACAGATGAGGAATTAACTCAGAGGCGTTCTCAAATGCGTAACGATAAACGACTGCACGAAAATGCTGATAGCATAGATGAGGAGCAAGAATGCAAGCGAACGCGACTTCCCGATTCGGATAACGAAACGGCGTCTGCAGCTGACGGATGCAGTCGTACAATGTacgtttctttttaatattcacaaatagaaatatttaaataaaaatcatttgtgCTTCTTCTTAGACCGTACATGGGCCGCACACCCAAATTGGCCAAACAACTTAACATTGTGGATGATGACATTAAAAATTTCCAAGAGCAACAACCGCTTAACACTGTTCAATCAAACTTAATGGACTTTTTGGCTGAAAATTTAGCCAACTACGATTTATTCAGTACCTTGCCAAATATCGCACCGGAAACCTTAGTGGGCGGCGATGAAAAAAATGACTTGCTACCCTTACTAGATGCACACAATGATAATGTGGGGCTATTTGATACACCTGAAACCAAAGCCAACGTCAACTCAGATATATACGCCGCAAATTCTTCAGAGTCAATAGCTGATAAGTTCAAAAGTTTCCGCAATACAGAATATCAGACTGAACACAACACGCCAGCAACGATCGGAATTGAGCAGCTGTAAGTTGGGTTTAtaacaaggcgaattgagtaccatATCATCCATACTCATCAATACTCGTATCATCCTTGGATTTATGCAGTATCCGAATtattaaatacttatttttaaatttcagcacCCAGGAAGATTCAATGCAAACCACTTCCGACTACAGTAATGATGCCGAAGAAGACGATGAGCATCAGCCACGCATAGTACAAGTTACAAACTTCCAGCAACTTAAACAATCGCCAAAGAAATACCAAGTTCGATCGAcagaagaacaacaacaattagtTAATTTCGAGcaagaaataaagaaagaagCAAAATCAGACGTGGAGCAATCAGAAACTGAAAACAAACAGAGTAAAAAGAAAGACGCTGAATTTAATGAATCCAAAATAGTACAACACACAAAATCGGTAAATGAAGCCGCTGAAATCTCATCAACTTTAGGTGCCTGCAAGCCAAGTCTCTTTACGAAGGTTCCTCGACGGAATTGGCCATGGTTGGTCGATGAGGAGGAGGAGGATGATGTGACAAAAGAACAAATGGACAATCAGCCAACTGAAAAAAAGCCATTTGAACAGGACGAAAGGTATATTAATGGTTTAATAAGAAATCTTTAATATTATTAACAAACCAAAATTACCACCTTAGAATAATTATGATGAGTGAATCCGAGGAAGCTGAATTGTTGCACAAGTTGcgtaaattgtttgatcgcGAGGAGCAATGTAAACTTCTAATTCCCGCTTATGTGCGCCGCTTCTACAGAAAACTGTGTGTGCGAGAATGGAAGCGTAAACGTGGCacaatgctttttaatttagatGAGCAAATTAATGCCAAAAGCAATGATAGGAATGACACCAATACGCAAATAATTGACCGCTACCAGGTATGCTTAGTGGGTTTAACTATTCcgtattaaattttatagtttCACAACATTTCCCATACGTTTTGCAGTTGATTTCGCTTTCAACGGAAAGTAAACGTAAATCATTTTATGCACGCATCGCTGGTTCATTTGACTACGAAATGTTTGAATCACCATATTCCCATCGAATTTTGCACCCGTTTATATACAGGGATAAAACATTAGCACCCCCGTGGTTAAAGGTACCATTTATGCGGATACCATTTAAGCTTTGtactttaaataatatttttctattttgcagCTGATGTGCGAGCTTCAATTTACAGTCAATAAAGAGTATCCTTTCCGCTCACCGATTGATTTTTGCTACGTGCGCCCTAATCATATAGCAGCAGTGAATGCTTTGCTTCAAACTACTTTTTGGCCTGGCATTGACAGTAAGACGACTATACCcacaatcatttattcactgaaatACCTATGTATTTCTCTATATATTTTTAGTGTCCGAGTGCCTCAGCTATCCGGATTACAGTGTAGTTGCGCTCTATAATAAATTGATCGTTGGCTGTGGCTTCCTTGTACCTGACGTAGGCTTCAATGAAGCATACATTTCATTTATGGCCGTTCGCCCTAATTGGCAGCGTTGCGGCATAGGAACTTTTATGTTATATCATCTCATACAGGTAGAGATCTTTTGAGAGTTTCCGTTGTATGTTTGATCTCTTAATATTCAActctttttcttttcaaagacGTGCATGTCAAAAGATATTACGTTGCATGTATCCGCCTCCAATCCGGCCGTTGTGCTGTACCAGAAATTCGGCTTCAAAATTGAAGAGGTAATCCTggacttttatgaaaaatatttacccgCTAATTCAAGGCAAAGCCGAACCGCATTTTTCCTACGACTATTGAGATCGTAGTGCGTATTAGTTTATGAATtagataagaaataaaatatatataaggaaaataaagagaataaaaacaaaggtctgtccagtaacttaatttcaGAGAATGCGCTCtcaagagaaaaatatcaaaaaaaggtACATAACCGTAAAACCAGTACGAATTTGCAATTGTTAccaacagctgattaaattatTAGGGaagaattccaaaaattaaaaatattttcagttgagCAAGCtcgtattaaattattaaaaaacaaaataaagctaATAAAATGCAATACAACGAGCGTAGCATCACacgattttataatttcatttaattatcgCTGTGAGGAAACCAGCAATTGTCCTGTTGTGGTGGTCAaagctttcttcatattttccttgtgTCCGtctttgcatgtatgtacatatatatttccaaattagttaataaccaagaagtacaagcatgaaacacaaaatatgccttcaatgctttcgatttgCGTTTCGGAGCCCGCCTGGAGGCTGTGATTCAGATGTACAATCCTCTACATCATTgccgattcctatttaatatatttcgaaataacaaacttttaaaataataatcttaataaactataaattttatctaaaatatatttacttacatattccCTATTaatcaccatttttatttaaacttagtATTTTGACTCAATTCGCTAATTtgcattcgtttttatttttactttgcaaacttccaacttcccctcaaaatgaaatgtaattttGCTTTCTCACTTTCACCTACTTTGCAAGATTTTTCGATATATGAATAACAAAACctgataatttgtaacaattgctaCAACGTAAGATTGTGTGTGTTAAaagatttattttgaataaagtttacaatgcaaaatgaaatgtagctttacaaatttaaaattaaatcaatttaGTTCGGGTAATGACTTTCCACTTAACTTAGGCAAAGATTTTCTCTTCCCTCCTTTTCTTTGTCACCACTGTACCAGGTTTATGTTGCGCATCAGGATGATTCATCAGCTCGGGTGGGCAGATAGATACCGGACTAGCCGTAACACATTGTTTCAGATCGTAGAACAAAGCACTGTCATCTTTGGTAACAAATGAAATGGCCACACCATTCTTGCCAGCACGTCCTGTACGACCAATACGATGAGTGTAATCCTCAATCGTTTTTGCCATATCGTAATTAATAACGAGCGACACATCTTTAATATCAATACCACGTCCAGCTACATCCGTCGCCACCAGAATGTCTTTGGCTCCAGATTTGAGTGAAGCAAGCGCGTATTCACGTTGTTCTTGACCTTTACCACCGTGAAGTGTACATGAATTGTAACCCAGTTTCTCCAATCCTTTAGCAAGCACGTCGGCGCCTTTCTTTTGATTGACGAAAATGATGACTGGCGGTTCGATGCCTTTGGAAAGTATTTCCATCAGTTTCTTGCGCTTATCATTTTCACCCATCATAAACACGATTTGCTCGGTACGTTCAGTTGGCTTGCCTACAGAACCAATATAGACAGTTGCTGGTCGCCGTAAATATGATCTTGCCAAGCGTTCAACTGCGGGAGGCATGGTAGCGGTAAACATCACAGTTTGTCTGAAATAGTCAACAAAATCAGGAATTCAAGTAtttcaaatttacatttttagaaTACCAACCTGTATttctttttggaataaaaattttccattagTTTGTTGGCGTCTTCCGCTTCTTCTGAATCAGGTTTTAAATTTGTTACGGGCATATATTCAAGAATCTTTTGCACATCCGGTTCGAAACCCATATCAATCATACGATCCGCTTCATCCAAAACAATGTATGTACATTGACTCAATACGAGATAACGGTTTTCCAAAACGTCAATTAATCGACCAGGTGTTGCGATTACAATTTCACAGCCTAGTCGTAGACGAAAACCTTGTTCCTCACGAGACAAACCGCCCACCACAACCACTGTGCGTATGCCTAGCGGCTGTCCGAATTTAATAGTTTCCTCCTCAATTTGTTGTGCCAATTCGCGAGTTGGTGCCATAATGATGGCGTATGGACCTTGGTCTGCATCTTCGAGACGCTCTATCTTTGGAAGTGATTGAATCCAAGATAACAGTGGTATAAGGAATGCCAAAGTTTTACCAGAACCAGTTTCTGCTACGCCAATAATGTCGCGATTTTGCAAACCAATTGGTATTGCCTGCCTTTGGATAGGTGTGGGTTCTTTATACCCAACTCGATCAATAATTTCTATGATTTCTTTGGGGAATCCAGATTCAGCCCAGCTGCGTATGGGATTTGGAATTTTACCACCTTTAATCGTGATATTGTAATCTTCACGGAATATACGCCAATCGCGCTCTGTCATCTCCTCGTGTGCTTTTTCAGACCAATGGCGGTCGTCCCATTTTTGTTTATCTTCTTTACGTTTAACCTTTTTAAGTCGCACCTTCTCTTGCTCCTTTTCGGCTTCTGTGCGACGTTTCTCCAATAGATCTCCATAGAACTTACTTTGTGTGCGTTTCTGTTCTTTGATGTCGATGCCTGCCACATTTCCGCGTCCGAAAAACTGTACGTGATGACGCTCTTTATACAAGTTGTTGTAATCAATGGATGTGTCCTCTCCAGCATCCCAATCGAATACGAATTTGCGATCATTTAGCCGACGAACGCGACGTTTCTTCTTCACAATTCCTAAATAGCGCTCACGTATTGCCTCtaattctttttctttatctttgtGAGAAAGGTCTTCAGCTCTTTTGTTATCCCTATCCTTGTCCCTATCCCTTTCACGATCGCGATCCCGATCCCGGTCACGATCTCTTCCTTTATCTCTATCACGCCGGTCGTACTCGCGCTCGCGGTCTTTACGATCCATTCTTTCATTTTTGAGTTGTGTGGGCGGTATACCgtaattattatttgtattttcgcTGTTTGCTATTGCTGCAGCAGTAGCAGCACTTTGGGCACTACGCATCGCAGCTACCTCTTCTTGGCGTCGTTTTAAGGCCTCTGCCGCTCGTTGCTCTTTGGTAAGGAAGACAGGTTTGCTACGAGTTTCCTCTtcccttttctttttttctagtaATTCTTCTAAGGAAAGAGGTTCTTTCTTCGGTTTGGCATTATCAAAATTCACCATTTTGACCTCCTCCACATCATCGTCCTCTTTG from Anastrepha ludens isolate Willacy chromosome 5, idAnaLude1.1, whole genome shotgun sequence includes these protein-coding regions:
- the LOC128865407 gene encoding cysteine-rich protein 2-binding protein — translated: MHCSYCNHSVAEDDDYLECVECESLVHAKCLRTCRPGDLLGDVFFDFTCADCMNLQYDAPSTSSSAKSVAPRENFVRQRLSWFMIVTLTLYNLFMKSKGLSHHGFFHWRSHIVSFVNKNWDYLMEPGTRRRKNWFGSISGNLSHYSPEFFLSGQETIQKSGWWRLTQTNLTPRIIHRKYEELTQRRSQMRNDKRLHENADSIDEEQECKRTRLPDSDNETASAADGCSRTIPYMGRTPKLAKQLNIVDDDIKNFQEQQPLNTVQSNLMDFLAENLANYDLFSTLPNIAPETLVGGDEKNDLLPLLDAHNDNVGLFDTPETKANVNSDIYAANSSESIADKFKSFRNTEYQTEHNTPATIGIEQLTQEDSMQTTSDYSNDAEEDDEHQPRIVQVTNFQQLKQSPKKYQVRSTEEQQQLVNFEQEIKKEAKSDVEQSETENKQSKKKDAEFNESKIVQHTKSVNEAAEISSTLGACKPSLFTKVPRRNWPWLVDEEEEDDVTKEQMDNQPTEKKPFEQDERIIMMSESEEAELLHKLRKLFDREEQCKLLIPAYVRRFYRKLCVREWKRKRGTMLFNLDEQINAKSNDRNDTNTQIIDRYQLISLSTESKRKSFYARIAGSFDYEMFESPYSHRILHPFIYRDKTLAPPWLKLMCELQFTVNKEYPFRSPIDFCYVRPNHIAAVNALLQTTFWPGIDMSECLSYPDYSVVALYNKLIVGCGFLVPDVGFNEAYISFMAVRPNWQRCGIGTFMLYHLIQTCMSKDITLHVSASNPAVVLYQKFGFKIEEVILDFYEKYLPANSRQSRTAFFLRLLRS
- the LOC128865408 gene encoding probable ATP-dependent RNA helicase DDX23 codes for the protein MVNDKRRRSHSRERRDRDRDRERDRDHERERDRDRGRDREREKERNRPRSRSRGRDRDYTTDKRRTDEKLKEEREEKKLIIKEDDDVEEVKMVNFDNAKPKKEPLSLEELLEKKKREEETRSKPVFLTKEQRAAEALKRRQEEVAAMRSAQSAATAAAIANSENTNNNYGIPPTQLKNERMDRKDREREYDRRDRDKGRDRDRDRDRDRERDRDKDRDNKRAEDLSHKDKEKELEAIRERYLGIVKKKRRVRRLNDRKFVFDWDAGEDTSIDYNNLYKERHHVQFFGRGNVAGIDIKEQKRTQSKFYGDLLEKRRTEAEKEQEKVRLKKVKRKEDKQKWDDRHWSEKAHEEMTERDWRIFREDYNITIKGGKIPNPIRSWAESGFPKEIIEIIDRVGYKEPTPIQRQAIPIGLQNRDIIGVAETGSGKTLAFLIPLLSWIQSLPKIERLEDADQGPYAIIMAPTRELAQQIEEETIKFGQPLGIRTVVVVGGLSREEQGFRLRLGCEIVIATPGRLIDVLENRYLVLSQCTYIVLDEADRMIDMGFEPDVQKILEYMPVTNLKPDSEEAEDANKLMENFYSKKKYRQTVMFTATMPPAVERLARSYLRRPATVYIGSVGKPTERTEQIVFMMGENDKRKKLMEILSKGIEPPVIIFVNQKKGADVLAKGLEKLGYNSCTLHGGKGQEQREYALASLKSGAKDILVATDVAGRGIDIKDVSLVINYDMAKTIEDYTHRIGRTGRAGKNGVAISFVTKDDSALFYDLKQCVTASPVSICPPELMNHPDAQHKPGTVVTKKRREEKIFA